The genomic DNA GAGGCCCCGGCGGCCCATCACCAGGGAGTCGTACAGCCCTTTGCGGCCGTGAGAGATAATGTCTTTGACCGTGGATATGGCACTGAGTTTGACATCTGTGCGGATGTTTTTTTCCGGATAACCAAAGTCAACCAGTTTCTGATTCACCTGGGACAAGAAGGATTTTCCCTTTTCCATGGATTCGGCCCTCAGGGCCTGGGCTGAAGCATAACCTCCATGACTTGGATTGGCGGTGACATTCAGGATATCGATCAGCAACTCATCCTTGTTGTGAAAGAAATAGCCCAAGAACCTTACTCCGTACTGGAAGGTGAGGTCATTGCTCACAGCCAGCAAAAAGTGTTTTTTTATTTTCATTTTTTCCATCCGGTCCTGCTTGGTTGATAATGTCCTTGCAGAGATTGTCCCTGATTCAGAATGAGATTAAGCTATAGAAGTGTTTGCAGTCAATGGATTTTTGATGTTGTCTTCGGTCCGGAACAGCTACACCAGTTTGTTTATCAGAGTGCCCTGGTCCGCAAAAGCGGCTGAAAGCACCTTTTGCTGGAAGTCGTAATCAGCGTCTGTTGAGCCGCTGAAGTGGTTGCTTGTATTCATGTAATCAAGAGTCTTGGTCACCACCTGGGCGCCAAAGGTTTCTCTGGTCATGGCCTGGCTTGCCTGGGCCATTCCGGAATCAGATTGTATTTCCATAACTCCTCCCTGCTGTGCCTCCGAACCGAAAACAACACCTGATCAGCTTTATCGGATGAATATTGAGATTGTTTAGAGCAGACTTCAAAGGCATGGGATCGATTTTGTCCGGATTGTCCTGATGGGTGAGGTCAGAAAAAGGCATTCACCTGGAGGTCTGGACCTGGCAAACCAGGAAGGCCAGAAAAGGCAAGGCTTTGCTGCCTGAAGGCCTTCAGGTTTGACCCGGTATTAATATGGCTTTATCATGGATGCTATCCTGAGATTAGCTGGAAGAGGTTAATAAAAAATGGCTTACAGAAAAATCGGTCTGGCCCTGGGAGGGGGAGCAGCCAGGGGATGGGCCCATATCGGGGCTATTCAGGCCCTGCATGATTGCGGGGTCAGGCCCGACTTTGTGGCCGGGACCAGCATTGGTGCCCTGGTCGGATCGGTTTATGCGTCAGGAAACCTGGATTCTTTCCGGGATGCAGTCCTGGCCATTGACCGGAAAAGAATCATCACCATGTTGGACGTGGTCTTTCCCAAGTGTGGACTTCTGGATGGAAAAAAAGTGACTGATTTTTACAGGTCATTTATTTCAGGCCGGTACTTTTCTGATTTGGAACTGGAGTTTCAGGCCACGGCCACTGATCTGCAGACCAGCAGTGAGGTGTGGCTCGGCCAGGGTGAGATTGCCAAGGCTGTCCGGGCCAGTATTGCAGTTCCAGGGCTATTTACCCCTGTTTTGATCGAGGACAGGCTCATGGTGGACGGGGGTCTGGTTAATCCCCTTCCGGTTAATGTGGTCAGGAAGATGGGGGCAGACCTGGTGATTGCCGTGGACCTGAATTACTATCTGGCCATGCGGGGCAACAACCTGGCCAGAAAGATGGATTGTGCTCAAAAAGAAGATGCCAGGGACACAGAATCCAGTGAGGGTTTTTTTCCGGGACTGATGGAACGCATTGACAAAATGGACATATCCCTGCTTGAATCCATAAGAAACTGGCGGAACAAGCCATCCAGTCCCAATATCTTTGAAATCATCTTTGCCTCGACCCTGGTCATGGAAAAGACCATTACCGAGCTCCGTCTCCATAGAGAGCCGGCTGACATCCTGATCAGACCGGAGCTGGGTGATATCAGGTTCATGGATTTTCACCGTGGCCGGGAAAGTGTGCAGGAAGGTTATGATGCCTGCCTGGCAGCTTTGACCGGAAATAAAAAGATCAGGGACATGCTCGGGATAACCAGACAGATGGCAGACAAATTAAAAAGAAACATCTCCTTCCAGGACTGATCCATCTTCAATCCTGACCTGTTTTCCAGAGTCATTGACCAGCCTTACTCTGCCCTTGATCCGGACATCCTTCCCAAAGAGCAGGTCTCCTTTGACCTGGAGATATTCACATTCCAAAAGGGATGGAACCCCGTTTGGAAATCTCTGTTCAAAATCATCCACTTTTTTATAATATTTTTCATCCAGGTGAACATCAGGCATGGGCAGGCTGCGCCTCGGGTCAGGGATAATGGTTTTCATCTTTGAGATGGAGAAACAGTCGGACATGACAGTTAAAAGATCGCTGGTGGTTTTGACCGGAGCGAAGCGATCCCTGGGCACAATCAGGGCACCAGCGTGGTCAAAAGCAGAGATGGCTGACCCCATGGCCGTTTCCAGCTGGTAGACCAAGGGAGATTCAGGGTTTCTGGGGTCCAGGTTTTTGGTGTTGATGATCAGGTCAAGGGGGATCATCTTGTGCCGTAGGAAAACTTTTTCCAGGGCTTCCAGGTTCAGCCAGATGGAGTTGGTGTTGAAAAAGGAATATTTGTCAATGTTCATGAATTCTTCAAGGTCGTTTTCCGGACACTGGGCGATTTCCCTCAGGGCCAGGCGGTTGTTTTTCAGGAGCCTGCACAAGTGGCCTCCCTTGCGGTCGGAAACAGTTCTGGGAGTGACTTCCATGAGAAAGGTGAATTCCTGGGACTTGAGGTAGCCCAGGATACTCTGGTTCATGGTTGCTCC from Desulfonatronovibrio hydrogenovorans DSM 9292 includes the following:
- a CDS encoding UTP--glucose-1-phosphate uridylyltransferase, coding for MDNHDLNCVSNSDPDLMKIFRPFALKMEEQSLPPIVINLFKCYFSQLVFGSQGKLTRKEILPVTENELENLDNLEKTSAYREAAQEAISELVIIKLNGGLGTTMGMETAKSLITVRQDSSFLDLILDQIRVLREKYRIAIPLLFMNSFRTHLDTMLHIDVENPYHLPLAFLQHKYPKILTEEMEPARWPDNPDLEWNPPGHGDIYTALITSGILKNLLDKGYKYAFISNSDNLGATMNQSILGYLKSQEFTFLMEVTPRTVSDRKGGHLCRLLKNNRLALREIAQCPENDLEEFMNIDKYSFFNTNSIWLNLEALEKVFLRHKMIPLDLIINTKNLDPRNPESPLVYQLETAMGSAISAFDHAGALIVPRDRFAPVKTTSDLLTVMSDCFSISKMKTIIPDPRRSLPMPDVHLDEKYYKKVDDFEQRFPNGVPSLLECEYLQVKGDLLFGKDVRIKGRVRLVNDSGKQVRIEDGSVLEGDVSF
- a CDS encoding patatin-like phospholipase family protein, with translation MAYRKIGLALGGGAARGWAHIGAIQALHDCGVRPDFVAGTSIGALVGSVYASGNLDSFRDAVLAIDRKRIITMLDVVFPKCGLLDGKKVTDFYRSFISGRYFSDLELEFQATATDLQTSSEVWLGQGEIAKAVRASIAVPGLFTPVLIEDRLMVDGGLVNPLPVNVVRKMGADLVIAVDLNYYLAMRGNNLARKMDCAQKEDARDTESSEGFFPGLMERIDKMDISLLESIRNWRNKPSSPNIFEIIFASTLVMEKTITELRLHREPADILIRPELGDIRFMDFHRGRESVQEGYDACLAALTGNKKIRDMLGITRQMADKLKRNISFQD